In Hydra vulgaris chromosome 06, alternate assembly HydraT2T_AEP, a genomic segment contains:
- the LOC136081369 gene encoding uncharacterized protein LOC136081369: MILVWVDDIIIAANSNQLLFEVKKKLSRRFKMKDLGPLTSFLGIQFNSTNNCVTMNQSDYLQNVLHKFGFFDCKPRSTPCEQVPNSYQDQESTESSDSDIKLYRQMVGSLHYAMTCTRPDLSYVVTILSQHISKPNSADWTMINPVFRYIKYTLDYFLTFRKDDELKLYAYCDVDWASSFEDRHSISGYYFSLSKNGPVISWKSWKQASIALSTCKAEYMAISAACQEMSYLSKLLKELLQINFEPVNLRNDNQGAIALVKNPIKHMKSKHIDIRYHFVR; the protein is encoded by the coding sequence ATGATTCTAGTATGGGTTGATGATATAATTATTGCTGCCAACTCAAACCAATTATTATTCGAAGTGAAGAAGAAATTAAGTAGGCGATTTAAAATGAAAGATTTAGGACCATTGACATCATTTCTTGGTATCCAATTCAACTCGACTAACAATTGTGTAACTATGAACCAATCAGATTACttgcaaaatgttttacataaatttgGTTTCTTTGATTGCAAACCAAGGTCAACCCCATGCGAGCAAGTTCCTAATTCATATCAAGATCAAGAATCTACTGAATCTAGTGACTCAGATATAAAACTCTATCGACAAATGGTTGGAAGTCTTCATTATGCAATGACATGTACTAGACCAGATTTAAGCTATGTTGTTACCATTTTATCCCAGCACATATCAAAACCAAATAGTGCTGATTGGACTATGATAAATCCTGTTTTTcgatatattaaatatactttagaCTATTTCTTAACCTTCCGGAAAGATGATGAATTGAAGCTTTATGCATACTGTGATGTTGACTGGGCGTCATCCTTTGAAGATAGACATAGTATATCaggttattatttttctttgagTAAAAATGGACCTGTTATTAGTtggaaatcatggaaacaagCTAGTATTGCATTGTCTACATGTAAAGCTGAATACATGGCAATATCTGCAGCTTGCCAGGAAATGAGTTATCTATCTAAATTGCTAAAAGaactattacaaataaatttcgAACCAGTGAATCTTAGAAATGATAACCAAGGAGCCATCGCTTTGGTTAAAAACCCTATAAAGCACATGAAATCGAAACATATTGATATTCGTTACCATTTCGTACGATAA